The DNA segment CATGGAAGTTGGGGGTACCTAAAGTATGTAACCGCAAGGAGCGTCCTAGGGTAAAACCGATAACTGGGGCTAAGTCGTAACAAGGTAGCCGTACCGGAAGGTGCGGCTGGAATACCTCCTTTCTGGAGTAGTTCAGACTACTCGCTACGTAAATGATATAAATGACAAAAAATCTCAAAAAGAAAAACCCATAGGATGAAACATCATAATAGTGTTCCATACTGAGAGAAGGTATTTGCAGAGTAAGACAAGGATTTGTGAACTGAGAAATCAATACTCAAATACAATCTGCTCGAATAACAAATAGTCCCGTAGCTCAGTTTGGTTAGAGCACTACACTGATAATGTAGGGGTCAGCAGTTCAAATCTGCTCGGGACTACAGATATATTCTAAGGGGGATTAGCTCAGCTGGCTAGAGCGCCTGCCTTGCACGCAGGAGGTCAACGGTTCGACTCCGTTATTCTCCACCATTACCCATGCCTAATACAAAAGGCTGATAAATATGATTACGGATTGTGATCAGGGGAACTAAAGTTCTTTGACATATTGGAAGAAGTTAAAAAAGAAGAGCAAACAACAATAGAGACGTTGTTAGCTTGAAGGAAGGAATAAGCAATTATTCAATCCGTAGAGATAACAACAATCAAAAAAAGCATTTCCATAGGCGCAAAAGGCTATGGAGAGAAGAAAGTAAATAAGAGCACACAGGGGATGCCTTGGCTCTCAGAGGCGATGAAGGACGTGATAAGCTGCGATAAGCTTCGGGTATTAGCAAATATGAATTAATCCGGAGATTTCCGAATGGGGAAACCTGGCTAGTTGAAGACTAGTCGTACAATGTACGCAAACCTGCCGAACTGAAACATCTAAGTAAGCAGAGGAAGAGAAAATAATAATGATTTCCTAAGTAGTGGCGAGCGAAAGGGAAAGAGCCCAAACCACTTATGTTACGGCATATGTGGGGTTGTAGGACTACGATATGGTATTAATGAAATGAAGTGGAACAGGATGGGAAGCCTGGCAATATAGCGTGAGAGCCGCGTACACGTAAGTAACATTAGCCTAGTAGTATCCTGAGTACCGCGAGGTCGGAGACGCCTTGTGGGAATCTGCCGGCACCATCCGGTAAGGCTAAATACTCCTGAGAGACCGATAGTGAACCAGTACCGTGAGGGAAAGGTGAAAAGAACCCCGAACAGGGGAGTGAAATAGAACCTGAAACTGTGTGCTTACAAGCGGTCGGAGCGTCCAGGTGGCGTGACGGCGTGCCTTTTGCATAATGAGCCTACGAGTTACTCTTCTCTGGCAAGGTTAAGTGTTTAAGACACGCAGCCGAAGCGAAAGCGAGTCTGAATAGGGCGTATAGTCAGGGGAGGTAGACGCGAAACCTTGTGATCTACCCATGGACAGGTTGAAGGTGCGGTAACACGTACTGGAGGACCGAACCGATAAACGTTGAAAAGTTTCCGGATGATCTGTGGGTAGGGGTGAAAGGCTAATCAAACTGGGAAATAGCTCGTACTCCCCGAAATGTTTTTAGGAACAGCGTGGTGGTTAAGTTATATAGAGGTAGAGCTACTGATTGGGTGCGGGGGAGTCAAATCCTACCAAATCCAGACAAACTCCGAATGCTATATAATATACACTGCAGTGAGGCCCGGGGTGCTAAGGTCACGGGCCGAGAGGGAAAGAACCCAGACCATCAGCTAAGGTCCCCAAGTTATAGTTAAGTTGAACTAACGAGGTCCGATTGCATAGACAGCTAGGATGTTGGCTTGGAAGCAGCCATTCATTTAAAGAGTGCGTAACAGCTCACTAGTCGAGCGATCGGGCATGGATAATAAACGGGCATTAAACTATACACCGAAGCTATGGGTAATATTAATATTACGGTAGGGGAGCATTCCAGCGGCAGCGAAGTTATGACGTAAGTTGTGGTGGAGCTTCTGGAAAAGCAAATGTAGGCATAAGTAACGATAAGGCGGGAGAGAAACCCGCCCACCGAAAGGATAAGGTTTCCTGATCAACGCTAATCGGATCAGGGTTAGTCGGGGCCTAAGGAGAACCCGAAGGGGATATTCGATGGACAACTGGTTAATATTCCAGTACTTTTTATAACTGCGATGTGGGGACGGAGTAGTGACACTGCCGCGATCTGACGGAATAGATCGTTAAAGGGCGTAGGTATTAGGACTGTAGGTAAATCCGCAGACTTAGCTGAAACCCGATAGTACTGCAAACCTTCGGGGGCGTAGATAGCGCAGGTAATCAGACTTCCAAGAAAAACCGCTAAGCTTCAGGTTATAAAAACCCGTACCGCAAACCGACACAGGTATCCGGGAAGAGAATTCTAAGGTGCTCGAGTGAATCATGGCTAAGGAACTCGGCAAAATGGCCCTGTAACTTCGGGAGAAGGGGCGCTGGTAGCAATATCAGCCGCAGTGAAAAGGCCCAGGCGACTGTTTAACAAAAACACATGGCTTTGCAAAATCGAAAGATGAAGTATAAGGCCTGACACCTGCCCGGTGCTGGAAGGTTAAGAGGGGATGTCATCCGCAAGGAGAAGCATTGAATCGAAGCCCCAGTAAACGGCGGCCGTAACTATAACGGTCCTAAGGTAGCGAAATTCCTTGTCGGGTAAGTTCCGACCTGCACGAATGGTGTAACGATCTGGGCGCTGTCTCAGCCATGAGCTCGGTGAAATTGTGGTCCCGGTGAAGACGCCGGGTACCCGCAACGGGACGGAAAGACCCCATGCACCTTCACTACAATTTAACATTGACATTGGATACAAGATGTGTAGGATAGGTGGGAGACTATGAAGTGGCATCGCTAGGTGTTGTGGAGTCAACGTTGAAATACCACCCTTTTTGTATTCGGTGTCTAACCCCTCTCTGGGGGGGACATTGTTTGATGGGTAGTTTGACTGGGGTGGTCGCCTCCAAAAAGGTAACGGAGGCTTTCAAAGGTAAGCTCAATACGCTTGGTAACCGTATGAGGAGTGCAATAGCATAAGCTTGCTTGACTGTGAGGCAGACAAGCCGAGCAGGGTCGAAAGACGGATATAGTGATCCGGTGGTTCTGCATGGAAGGGCCATCGCTCAAAGGATAAAAGGTACGCTGGGGATAACAGGCTGATCTCCCCCAAGAGCTCATATCGACGGGGAGGTTTGGCACCTCGATGTCGGCTCGTCACATCCTGGGGCTGGAGAAGGTCCCAAGGGTTCGGCTGTTCGCCGATTAAAGTGGCACGCGAGCTGGGTTCAGAACGTCGCGAGACAGTTCGGTCCCTATCTGTTGTGGGCGTAGGAATTTTGAGTGGGGCTGACCTTAGTACGAGAGGACCGGGTTGGACTAACCTCTAGTGAATCTGTTGTTCCGCCAGGGGCATTGCAGAGTAGCTACGTTGGGAATAGATAAGCGCTGAAAGCATCTAAGTGCGAAACTAGCCACGAGATGAGAATTCCATATAGGACCGTAGCAGACTACTACGTTGATAGGTTACAGATGTAAAGGTGGTGACATCAAAGTCGAGTAATACTAATAATCCGAAGCTTTCAAGAGCAATAAACTGTTGTTTGTTCTTCCTAACTTAACTTCTTTCAATAATATGTCATTGTTTGACCGCACCAATAAGGAGCAAGAAAACAATAAAAATATTTAGGTGCCTATATCGGTGGTGTCTACCTCTTCCCATTCCGAACAGAGAAGTCAAGCCCACCAGAGCCGATGGTACTGCGGTAACACGTGGGAGAGTAGGTCGGTGCCAAATCTTAAAGAAAGCCTGTAGTGAAAACTACAGGCTTTTCTTGTTTATAGGATTTTCGGGTATCCCCTGGAAAGATGGTGCTCATGCTATATGGAAACCTTTTATTTCAACTATTATTCCTCGTATTTAATGAAGCCTAATACGATCAGCGTCTCATATTTCTTCAGTAGCCTCAGAAGGCGGGTCGTCTTGCTTTCCCTTTAGCTTTCCATGTCCTTTAACAGAAGAACTTCAGAGAAAGAATACCTGGTCAGCCGTATTCAGGTCAGGGCCTGATCCTTATTTATTGTTAAAATATGCTAAAACTTGATCCCTGATACAATAAAACCGTATTATTGTATTTTACGTTAATTTATAAAAGCAATTTCAAATGAGATTCAGGCAATTATTTTTTACAGCACTCCTTTTATCAGCCAATGCTGCTGTTTATGCTCAGAGTAAAGATGTTAAGCTTCCTGCCAATTGGTTCAATCTGGACCTTGTTCAGGATGGTTACTTTGGAATAAGTACTGAAAAAGCATATAAGGAGTTACTTAAGGATAAAAAACCTAAACAAAAGATTATTGTAGCCGTAATTGATGGTGGTATTGACGTGAATCATGAGGATCTAAAGGATATCTTATGGACGAATAAGAAAGAGATTCCCGGAAATGGTATTGACGATGACGGAAATGGATACATTGATGATGTACATGGCTGGAATTTTATCGGGTCTAAGAAAGGAAACCTGGCTTATGATAATCTGGAATTGGTTAGGATTTATAGAGAATATGCGCCAAGATACCGCTCTACGATAAAATCTACTGTGCTTGACAGTGTTCAAAAGAAGGAGTTTGAACTATATACTAAAGTGACGGCAGAGTTCGGTAAGAAATACAATGAAGCAGATCAGACGTTCAGTGTGGTGTTTGCAATTAATAAATTATTGGATTCTGTTGCGCTCATTCATAAAAAGACAATCCCTTCGCTTGAGGACATAAATGGGTATAAGGCGGATGATGAAATGGAGGAGCAGGTTAAGAAGATCATTAGATCTGGCGCTAAAGAAAGCGGAAGTATCGAGAAATTTCATAAGGAAATAAAAGATGCCTATAAGCAGTATGACGTCATGTTAAAATACAATCTTAATCCTAAATATGATCAAAGGGCCGAACTTGTAGGTGATGATTATTCAAATGCGAGGGAGAAGTTCTATGGAAATAACGACATCATGGGGCCAAATGCGGAGCATGGCTCGCATGTCTCGGGAATTATAGGCGCCAATAGGAAGAATACGATTGGCATTAACGGGGTTGCGGATTATGTCAGTATAATGGGCGTTCGGGTAGTACCAGAAGGGGATGAAAGAGATAAAGATGTTGCCAATGGGATTAGATATGCTGTCGACAATGGAGCCAAAGTAATTAACATGAGTTTTGGTAAGAGTTATAAATGGAACAAAGAGGTCGTGGATGAAGCCGTAAAGTATGCGGAAGAAAAAGGCGTATTATTGGTTCATGCCGCTGGTAATGACAACTTAAACGTTGATGTGGAAGAGAATTATCCTAATAAATATTATGACAGCCCTGAAGCGATTGC comes from the Pedobacter sp. FW305-3-2-15-E-R2A2 genome and includes:
- a CDS encoding S8 family peptidase, yielding MRFRQLFFTALLLSANAAVYAQSKDVKLPANWFNLDLVQDGYFGISTEKAYKELLKDKKPKQKIIVAVIDGGIDVNHEDLKDILWTNKKEIPGNGIDDDGNGYIDDVHGWNFIGSKKGNLAYDNLELVRIYREYAPRYRSTIKSTVLDSVQKKEFELYTKVTAEFGKKYNEADQTFSVVFAINKLLDSVALIHKKTIPSLEDINGYKADDEMEEQVKKIIRSGAKESGSIEKFHKEIKDAYKQYDVMLKYNLNPKYDQRAELVGDDYSNAREKFYGNNDIMGPNAEHGSHVSGIIGANRKNTIGINGVADYVSIMGVRVVPEGDERDKDVANGIRYAVDNGAKVINMSFGKSYKWNKEVVDEAVKYAEEKGVLLVHAAGNDNLNVDVEENYPNKYYDSPEAIAHKKKMEKLAPKPIPFRPLNSQMQNQGMGRPSIRPNVKPVIDSVKFKLPHATNWIEVGASAYKNDATLKASFSNYGKYNVDVFAPGFMINSTVPDSKYEELDGTSMAAPVVSGLAALILSYYPELTAPEVREIIMKSVTKVVQKVKLTNERGENTRAVFSELCVSGGIVNAYEALKLAATYAKKK